In one window of Candidatus Eisenbacteria bacterium DNA:
- a CDS encoding aminomethyl transferase family protein, with protein sequence MLKTTPFHSRTAPLVRAQTWRRWSGYQMASAYDPHPDREYAAIRNAAALIDVSPLHKYMLTGADAGRLLDRMITRDMARCAVGQVYYTPWCDAAGKVIDDGTVSRLAEAAYRLTSADSSLRWLYMNAVGMKVQIDDVSERVGALALQGPLSLAILNEASPADFARLKYFRLVETTVGGVPVTVSRTGYTGDLGYEIWVEAPRAEALWDSLIQAGTHYGITPAGVWAMDIARIEAGLIMLDVDYFSAHHALIESRKSSPYEINLGWAVSSTKGPFNGRRALAAERARGAAWGFVGLEVEWDSFERLFRAHHLPPQLSGIAWRASAPVYRAGRQVGYATSGCWSPLLKKSLALAHLRAPHFEPGTRVELEITVEHQRKTADAVVRKLPFFEPERKKA encoded by the coding sequence ATGCTGAAAACCACCCCCTTCCATTCCCGCACGGCCCCGTTGGTGCGCGCCCAAACGTGGCGTCGTTGGTCGGGCTACCAGATGGCGAGCGCATACGACCCGCACCCGGACCGCGAGTACGCGGCGATCCGGAACGCGGCGGCCTTGATCGACGTCTCGCCCCTCCACAAGTACATGCTGACGGGAGCGGATGCCGGCCGGCTTCTCGACCGGATGATCACCCGGGACATGGCCAGGTGTGCGGTGGGGCAGGTCTACTACACGCCGTGGTGCGACGCGGCGGGGAAGGTCATCGACGACGGAACGGTGAGCCGGCTCGCCGAGGCCGCCTACCGCCTCACCAGCGCGGACTCATCGCTGCGCTGGCTCTACATGAACGCGGTCGGGATGAAGGTACAAATCGACGATGTCTCCGAGCGGGTCGGAGCGCTCGCCCTCCAGGGGCCCCTCTCTCTGGCAATCCTGAACGAGGCGTCTCCGGCGGACTTTGCCAGGCTCAAGTACTTTCGCCTCGTCGAGACCACGGTTGGCGGTGTTCCCGTGACGGTCTCTCGCACCGGATACACCGGAGATCTGGGATACGAGATCTGGGTTGAGGCTCCGCGGGCCGAAGCGTTGTGGGACAGCCTCATCCAAGCGGGGACGCATTACGGGATCACGCCGGCGGGGGTCTGGGCGATGGACATCGCCCGCATCGAGGCGGGCCTCATCATGCTCGACGTGGACTATTTCTCCGCCCATCACGCGCTGATCGAGTCGCGCAAGTCCTCGCCCTACGAGATCAACCTCGGCTGGGCGGTCAGCTCCACGAAGGGGCCGTTCAACGGCCGGCGGGCGCTCGCGGCGGAACGGGCCCGAGGCGCCGCATGGGGGTTCGTGGGCCTCGAGGTCGAGTGGGATTCCTTCGAGCGCCTGTTCCGCGCGCATCACCTTCCGCCGCAGCTCTCCGGCATCGCCTGGCGGGCCAGCGCCCCCGTGTATCGGGCAGGCCGCCAGGTCGGCTATGCGACCAGCGGGTGCTGGTCGCCGCTCCTCAAGAAATCGCTCGCGCTCGCGCACCTGAGGGCGCCCCATTTCGAGCCCGGCACCCGGGTCGAGCTGGAGATCACGGTGGAGCACCAGAGGAAGACGGCCGACGCCGTGGTGCGCAAGCTTCCCTTTTTCGAGCCCGAGCGCAAGAAGGCATGA
- a CDS encoding NAD(P)/FAD-dependent oxidoreductase gives MSVRRYDAILIGGGHNGLVAAAYLARAGRKTLVLERRPIVGGAAVTEEVFPGFKFSVFSYVVSLLRPEIIRDLDLPRHGLQILPLESTITPLDDGDYLGSWADPDEARRELRRHSPRDADAMALFGRLMHHMAMAVKPIIGMVPPDPASLSPSDLRGLLRLGRHFRSLGAERFHALHKLMTMSSADYLDEWFEFGPLKATKSASGIIGTFLGPRSPGSAYVLLHHYMGEIDGAFRAWGFQKGGTGGISDAIAGAARASGAEIRTDAAVERVLVRGGQAVGVALASGEEIAANLVVSGLDPRLTFTRLVDAETLPAELLEGVRRYKFRGSSGKVNLALAGLPDFTCLPGPGRHLRGAVSISPSVEYLERAYDDAKYGEFSRHPYLDIVIPSMIDPGMAPPGKHVMSIFVQYAPYHLNGGWTDARREAFGDAVVRTLARYAPNIESLILHRQVLTPADIERITGLSEGNIFQGELALQQLFFLRPVPAWAKYRTPIRGYWQCGAGTHPGGGIMGASGRLAALEILRDSR, from the coding sequence ATGAGCGTCCGGCGATACGACGCCATCCTGATCGGCGGCGGACACAACGGACTCGTGGCGGCCGCGTATCTCGCGCGCGCGGGCAGAAAGACCCTCGTGCTCGAGAGGCGCCCGATCGTGGGCGGCGCCGCCGTGACCGAGGAGGTCTTCCCGGGGTTCAAGTTCTCGGTCTTTTCGTACGTCGTGAGTCTCTTGCGTCCGGAGATCATCCGAGATCTCGATCTCCCGCGGCACGGGCTCCAGATCTTGCCCCTGGAGAGCACGATCACCCCGCTCGACGACGGCGATTATCTGGGGTCGTGGGCGGATCCGGACGAAGCGCGCCGCGAGCTCCGCCGCCACTCGCCGCGCGACGCGGACGCCATGGCGCTCTTCGGACGACTGATGCATCACATGGCCATGGCCGTGAAACCGATCATCGGCATGGTTCCGCCCGACCCGGCGTCGCTTTCGCCGTCGGATCTACGAGGCCTGCTCCGGCTGGGAAGACATTTCCGCTCGCTCGGCGCCGAGCGGTTCCACGCGCTCCACAAGCTCATGACCATGAGCAGCGCGGACTACCTCGACGAGTGGTTCGAGTTTGGACCTCTCAAGGCCACCAAGTCCGCCAGCGGAATCATCGGGACGTTTCTCGGTCCGCGCTCGCCCGGCTCGGCCTACGTCCTGCTCCACCATTACATGGGGGAGATCGATGGTGCCTTCCGGGCGTGGGGGTTCCAGAAAGGGGGAACCGGGGGGATCAGCGACGCGATCGCCGGCGCGGCACGCGCGTCGGGGGCCGAGATTCGCACCGACGCGGCCGTCGAGCGCGTGCTCGTGCGCGGCGGTCAGGCCGTGGGGGTGGCTCTCGCAAGCGGGGAAGAGATCGCCGCCAACCTGGTCGTTTCGGGGCTGGACCCGCGCCTCACGTTCACCCGGCTGGTCGACGCCGAGACGCTACCCGCCGAGCTCCTCGAGGGCGTGCGTCGATACAAGTTCCGAGGTTCGTCGGGGAAGGTGAACCTCGCCCTCGCGGGGCTGCCCGACTTCACGTGCCTGCCGGGCCCCGGCCGCCACCTGCGAGGGGCCGTTTCCATCAGCCCGAGCGTTGAGTATCTGGAGCGGGCGTACGACGACGCAAAATACGGCGAGTTCTCCCGGCATCCCTACCTGGACATCGTGATCCCGTCCATGATCGATCCAGGCATGGCGCCGCCCGGGAAGCACGTCATGAGCATCTTCGTCCAGTACGCTCCCTACCATCTCAACGGGGGCTGGACCGACGCCAGGCGCGAGGCGTTTGGCGACGCCGTGGTGCGGACGCTGGCGCGCTATGCGCCCAACATCGAATCGCTCATCCTCCACCGGCAGGTGCTGACGCCGGCCGACATCGAGCGCATCACCGGGCTCTCCGAGGGGAACATTTTCCAGGGCGAGCTCGCGCTGCAGCAGCTCTTCTTTCTCCGGCCTGTTCCGGCATGGGCGAAATACCGGACCCCCATCCGGGGCTACTGGCAATGCGGAGCCGGGACGCACCCTGGAGGCGGGATCATGGGCGCCTCGGGACGGTTGGCCGCCCTCGAGATTTTGAGGGACTCGCGATGA